A stretch of Polypterus senegalus isolate Bchr_013 chromosome 3, ASM1683550v1, whole genome shotgun sequence DNA encodes these proteins:
- the LOC120524828 gene encoding zinc finger BED domain-containing protein 4-like, with translation MLKVLDARYVLPSRKYFADVVLPHMYNTTREKIRSELEEMQFYSATTDLRSSRTMRPYLSLTVHYINTSWTLRSICLQTAYFPDNHTGDIIAHGLKDSLRSWGLSEERLVCMTTDSGTNIIKALKDNNWPSLQCFGHRLHSAIENGVKDPRIDRAIGVCKKAVSAFSYSWKKRRDMTEVQAEHGLPKHLLISESPTRWGSRQKLIERFLEQEKAITRVLGADKKTRHLVPTWQDLEVLEATNKAVKPLQDFTDALSGESYVSVSCIKPVLHWFKTSLLLPEEEDLELTKTIKANFMRYLESKYCDLGKEELLDMATLLDLRFRTTYIDASKLEVVKKKSGV, from the exons ATGCTGAAAGTATTAGATGCGAGGTACGTTCTCCCCAGTCGCAAGTATTTCGCCGATGTAGTGCTGCCTCACATGTACAATACAACTCGGGAAAAGATCCGCAGTGAGCTGGAGGAGATGCAGTTTTACTCAGCCACAACGGACCTGAGGTCCAGCCGGACGATGCGGCCATATCTGAGTCTGACGGTTCACTACATCAACACTAGTTGGACTCTGCGCAGCATCTGCCTTCAGACAGCGTATTTCCCCGACAACCACACTGGTGACATAATTGCCCATGGCTTAAAAGACTCTCTCCGCTCCTGGGGACTTTCGGAGGAACGACTCGTCTGCATGACAACTGATAGTGGCACCAACATCATAAAAGCCCTTAAGGACAACAACTGGCCCAGCTTGCAGTGTTTTGGCCACAGACTCCACAGCGCAATAG AGAATGGTGTGAAGGATCCAAGGATCGATCGGGCCATAGGGGTCTGCAAAAAAGCTGTATCGGCCTTCTCCTACAGCTGGAAAAAAAGGCGAGACATGACAGAGGTGCAGGCTGAGCATGGACTTCCAAAGCATCTTTTGATCTCAGAATCCCCAACACGTTGGGGGTCTCGTCAAAAGTTGATTGAGCGCTTTCTTGAGCAAGAGAAGGCAATAACTCGTGTCCTGGGTGCGGACAAGAAAACGCGTCACCTTGTTCCCACGTGGCAAGATTTGGAAGTATTAGAAGCCACCAACAAAGCAGTAAAACCTCTCCAGGACTTCACTGATGCACTGTCAGGGGAATCATATGTCAGTGTGTCATGCAtcaaaccagtgctgcattgGTTTAAAACAAGTCTCCTCCTGCCAGAGGAGGAAGATTTGGAGCTAACAAAAACGATCAAAGCTAACTTCATGCGTTACCTCGAAAGTAAATACTGTGATTTGGGGAAAGAGGAACTTTTGGACATGGCCACACTTTTAGACCTGAGGTTCCGTACAACCTACATTGATGCAAGCAAACTGGAAGTTGTCAAAAAAAAGAGCGGTGTCTGA